The following are encoded in a window of Longimicrobiaceae bacterium genomic DNA:
- a CDS encoding creatininase family protein: MTQQDGTSRLGGRPYILAETTWKAVRDTRYDVAVLPWGATEAHNFHLPYATDNLQCDHVAAESARRAWESGARPVVLPTVPFGVQTGQLDIPLCLNVNPSTQAALLADLVASLEGQGIRKLVVLNGHGGNDFRQMIRELQPRTRVFLAAVNWWKVVDAAQFFAQPGDHAGELETSVTLHVAPGLVLPLAEAGEGTERRPRIAAFREGWAWTPRRWTAVSADTGVGDPSAAAAEKGRAFLDAVAERIAAFLVELAAADPADLYE; encoded by the coding sequence ATGACGCAGCAGGACGGGACCTCCCGCCTCGGGGGACGGCCCTACATCCTGGCGGAGACCACCTGGAAGGCGGTGCGCGACACGCGGTACGACGTGGCCGTGCTCCCCTGGGGCGCCACGGAGGCGCACAACTTCCACCTGCCGTACGCCACGGACAACCTCCAGTGCGACCACGTGGCCGCGGAGTCCGCCCGGCGCGCCTGGGAGTCCGGTGCGCGGCCGGTGGTGCTCCCCACCGTCCCCTTCGGCGTGCAGACGGGGCAGCTGGACATCCCCCTCTGCCTCAACGTGAACCCCAGCACGCAGGCGGCGCTGCTCGCGGACCTCGTGGCTTCGCTGGAGGGGCAGGGGATCCGCAAGCTGGTGGTGCTGAACGGACACGGCGGCAACGACTTCCGGCAGATGATCCGGGAGCTTCAGCCGCGCACCCGGGTCTTCCTCGCCGCCGTGAACTGGTGGAAGGTGGTGGACGCGGCCCAGTTCTTCGCCCAGCCGGGGGACCACGCCGGGGAGCTGGAGACCAGCGTCACCCTGCACGTCGCCCCGGGGCTGGTGCTCCCGCTCGCGGAGGCGGGGGAGGGGACCGAGCGCCGGCCGAGGATCGCGGCGTTCCGGGAGGGGTGGGCGTGGACTCCCCGCCGCTGGACGGCAGTCTCGGCCGACACCGGCGTGGGCGACCCCTCGGCCGCCGCGGCGGAGAAGGGGCGCGCCTTCCTCGACGCGGTGGCGGAGCGCATCGCCGCCTTCCTGGTGGAGCTGGCCGCAGCCGATCCGGCCGACCTGTACGAGTGA
- a CDS encoding MGMT family protein produces the protein MSPAGDYERVYAVVRRIPPGRVATYGQVAALAGLAGHARRVGYALAAVSERSAVPWHRVVNARGGISLRGPESGGAVTQRLRLEREGVEFDARGRLSLERFGWDGASQEEER, from the coding sequence TTGAGCCCCGCGGGCGACTACGAGCGCGTATACGCCGTGGTGCGGCGCATCCCGCCGGGGCGGGTGGCGACCTACGGGCAGGTGGCCGCGCTCGCCGGCCTCGCGGGGCACGCGCGGAGGGTGGGCTACGCACTCGCCGCGGTGTCGGAGCGCAGCGCCGTCCCGTGGCACCGGGTGGTCAACGCGCGGGGCGGGATCAGCCTCCGCGGCCCCGAGTCGGGGGGCGCGGTGACGCAGCGGCTGCGGCTGGAGCGGGAGGGGGTGGAGTTCGACGCCCGCGGGCGCCTCTCGCTGGAGCGGTTCGGCTGGGACGGAGCAAGCCAGGAGGAGGAGCGATGA
- a CDS encoding class I SAM-dependent DNA methyltransferase: MTFRELTGFIWSVADLLRGDYKQADYGKVILPLTVLRRLDCVLEPTKPQVLARADQMQGAAPALREEALKRVAGQPFYNTSKFDFERLKGAPNDIAANLRNYINGFSGAARDILERFRFDQQIAKLDEANLLYLVVRRFAEIDLHPGRVPNEMMGSIFEELIRRFSEASNETAGEHFTPREVIRLMVNLLLTEDDDTLSRPGVVKTLYDPAAGTGGMLSVAQDWVREHNRKADLQVFGQELNDESYAICKADMLIKGQNPENIARGNSFSEDGHAGRTFDYMLSNPPFGVDWKKVQKVVEDEHKTMGYAGRFGAGTPRINDGSLLFLQHMLSKMKREGSRLAIVFNGSPLFSGDAGSGESEIRRWILENDWLEAIVALPDQLFYNTGIHTYVWVLTNRKSARRRGKVQLINGADLFHKMRKSLGNKRNEMGSAHIAEITRIHGEFAEGPRSKTFDNEDFGYRKITVERPLRLNFQASPERIARLEEERTFQGLATSKKKGERGQQEIEEGRRLQERILAALRSMAPEPVYRSRPEFKRVLKRALDEAGLSLPAPVQKAILSALSECDETAAVCTGKGGAPEPDTDLRDTENVPLTEDVHAYFEREVRPFLPDAWIDEDRTRIGYEIPFTRHFYEYTPLRPLEEIEAEIRELEAEIEGMLEEVLA; this comes from the coding sequence GTGACCTTCCGCGAGCTCACCGGCTTCATCTGGTCCGTCGCCGACCTGCTCCGTGGCGACTACAAGCAGGCGGACTACGGCAAGGTGATCCTCCCCCTCACCGTGCTCCGCCGTCTGGATTGCGTGCTTGAGCCCACCAAGCCGCAGGTGCTCGCGCGCGCCGACCAGATGCAGGGGGCGGCGCCCGCGCTCCGTGAAGAGGCGCTGAAGCGCGTGGCGGGCCAGCCGTTCTACAACACCTCCAAGTTCGACTTCGAGCGGCTGAAGGGGGCGCCGAACGACATCGCGGCGAACCTGCGCAACTACATCAACGGTTTCTCCGGGGCCGCACGCGACATCCTGGAACGGTTCCGCTTCGACCAGCAGATCGCGAAGCTGGACGAGGCCAACCTGCTCTACCTCGTGGTGCGCCGCTTCGCGGAGATCGACCTGCATCCGGGGCGGGTTCCCAACGAGATGATGGGGTCCATCTTCGAGGAGCTGATCCGCCGCTTCTCGGAGGCCTCCAACGAGACGGCCGGAGAGCACTTCACCCCGCGCGAGGTGATCCGCCTTATGGTGAACCTCCTGCTGACCGAGGATGACGACACGCTCAGCCGGCCGGGGGTCGTGAAGACGCTCTACGATCCGGCGGCCGGTACGGGCGGCATGCTCTCGGTGGCGCAGGATTGGGTCCGGGAGCACAACCGCAAGGCGGACCTTCAGGTCTTCGGGCAGGAGCTCAACGACGAGAGCTACGCCATCTGCAAGGCAGACATGCTCATCAAGGGGCAGAACCCGGAGAACATCGCCCGGGGCAACTCCTTCAGCGAGGACGGCCACGCGGGGCGCACCTTCGACTACATGCTCAGCAACCCGCCCTTCGGCGTGGACTGGAAGAAGGTGCAGAAGGTGGTCGAGGACGAGCACAAGACCATGGGGTACGCCGGCCGCTTCGGCGCGGGCACGCCCCGAATCAACGACGGATCGCTCCTCTTCCTCCAGCACATGCTCTCCAAGATGAAACGGGAGGGGAGCCGCCTCGCCATCGTCTTCAACGGTTCGCCCCTGTTCAGCGGCGACGCCGGGAGCGGCGAGAGCGAGATCCGGCGCTGGATCCTCGAGAACGACTGGCTGGAGGCGATCGTCGCCCTGCCGGACCAGCTCTTCTACAACACGGGGATCCACACCTACGTCTGGGTGCTGACCAACCGGAAAAGCGCACGGCGGCGCGGTAAGGTCCAGCTCATCAACGGGGCGGACCTGTTCCACAAGATGCGGAAGTCGCTCGGGAACAAGCGCAACGAGATGGGCTCCGCGCACATCGCGGAGATCACCCGCATTCACGGCGAGTTCGCCGAGGGCCCGCGCTCGAAGACCTTCGACAACGAGGACTTCGGGTACCGCAAGATCACCGTCGAGCGGCCGCTACGGCTGAACTTCCAGGCCTCCCCGGAGCGGATCGCCCGGCTGGAGGAGGAGCGCACCTTCCAGGGGCTCGCCACCAGCAAGAAAAAGGGGGAGCGGGGACAGCAGGAGATCGAAGAAGGAAGGAGGCTACAGGAGCGGATCCTCGCCGCGCTCCGATCCATGGCGCCGGAGCCGGTCTACCGGAGCCGGCCTGAGTTCAAGCGGGTCCTCAAGCGCGCGCTCGACGAGGCTGGTCTATCCCTGCCGGCCCCGGTGCAGAAGGCGATCCTCTCGGCGCTCTCGGAGTGCGACGAGACGGCGGCGGTGTGCACGGGCAAGGGCGGCGCCCCGGAGCCGGACACGGACCTGCGCGACACGGAGAACGTGCCGCTCACGGAGGACGTGCACGCGTACTTCGAGCGGGAGGTGCGACCGTTCCTGCCTGATGCGTGGATCGACGAGGACCGGACCAGGATCGGCTACGAGATCCCCTTCACGCGGCACTTCTACGAGTACACGCCGCTTCGACCGCTGGAGGAGATCGAGGCGGAGATCCGGGAGCTTGAGGCAGAGATCGAGGGGATGCTGGAGGAGGTGCTCGCGTGA
- a CDS encoding ATP-binding protein produces the protein MTAAELLQQLNELDECPRIEAKTGTEAGKSALQTVCAFANEPRLDGGHLLFGVARSDDLFGSRYDVVGVPDPDKLQADLASQCRSMFNRPIRPRMWVESLEGKPVVGAYVAESQAGDKPVFFEAQGLPRGAYRRIGSADVRCTEDDLLVFYGERQRGAFDQTPLPDAEIGELDPDAIADYRRERARKSPGAEELGWSDEDLLLGIGCAVRREGRVVPTVAGALLFGSRPLLRRLFPMMRLDYIRVPGRVWIEDPERRFETVDMRDAIIRLIRRGEAAILDDLPKRFHLPPGELQRRDEPRVPDRVIREALVNALMHRSYRTHGPTQIIRYANRIEIRNPGHSLKAEDRLGEPGSDPRNPLIASVLHETDFAETKGSGIRVMRRLMRDANLSPPTFESDRAADEFVATFFLHNLLDDEDLAWLAHFSELKLTNDEAKALVHVREAGRITNAEYRDLNGVDTLDASAHLRRLRDAGLLEQHDRGAATYYTPTHRLLHPTAALSEVVEEPVEPGEEPVELGEQPVGLEGEPVGHGEEPSGLAEDAGLDLPPELMMAVMRLNRWTPQPELRRLIRRLCRWRPLSAEELARIVGRAKTYLQSTYIGPMVRAGELEYTNPEKPSDPNQKYRATSDASN, from the coding sequence GTGACCGCTGCGGAGCTGCTCCAGCAGTTGAACGAGCTGGACGAGTGCCCGCGTATCGAGGCGAAGACCGGCACGGAGGCCGGCAAGTCGGCGCTCCAGACGGTGTGCGCGTTTGCCAACGAGCCGCGGCTCGACGGTGGGCACCTCCTGTTCGGCGTCGCCCGCTCGGACGACCTCTTCGGCTCCCGCTATGACGTGGTGGGCGTCCCCGACCCGGATAAGCTCCAGGCGGACCTCGCCTCCCAGTGCCGATCGATGTTCAACCGGCCGATCCGCCCGCGGATGTGGGTCGAGTCTCTGGAGGGCAAGCCGGTGGTCGGCGCCTACGTCGCTGAGAGTCAGGCGGGCGACAAGCCGGTGTTCTTCGAGGCGCAGGGGCTCCCCCGGGGCGCGTACCGGCGGATCGGGTCGGCCGATGTCCGGTGCACCGAGGACGACCTCCTGGTTTTCTACGGGGAGCGGCAGCGCGGCGCCTTCGACCAGACGCCGCTGCCGGACGCCGAGATTGGGGAGCTGGACCCGGACGCGATCGCGGACTACCGCCGGGAGCGGGCTCGTAAGAGCCCGGGGGCGGAGGAGCTGGGGTGGTCGGACGAGGACCTGCTCCTCGGCATCGGCTGCGCGGTCCGTCGCGAGGGACGGGTGGTGCCCACCGTGGCGGGTGCGCTCCTCTTCGGTAGCCGCCCCTTATTGCGCCGGCTCTTCCCGATGATGCGGCTCGACTACATCCGCGTCCCCGGACGCGTCTGGATTGAGGACCCGGAGCGACGCTTCGAAACGGTGGACATGCGCGACGCGATCATCCGCCTGATCCGGCGGGGAGAGGCGGCCATCCTCGACGATCTGCCGAAGCGGTTCCATCTCCCTCCCGGCGAGCTCCAGCGCCGGGACGAGCCGCGGGTGCCCGACCGCGTGATCCGTGAGGCGCTGGTCAACGCGCTGATGCACAGGAGCTACCGCACCCACGGCCCGACGCAGATCATCCGCTACGCCAACCGCATCGAGATCCGCAACCCCGGCCACTCGCTCAAGGCGGAGGACCGACTCGGCGAGCCGGGATCGGACCCGCGGAATCCCCTCATCGCCTCGGTCCTGCACGAGACGGACTTCGCCGAGACGAAGGGGAGCGGGATCCGGGTGATGCGGCGCCTCATGCGGGACGCGAACCTCTCGCCGCCGACCTTCGAGTCCGACCGCGCGGCCGACGAGTTCGTGGCGACCTTCTTCCTGCACAACCTGCTGGACGACGAGGATCTCGCCTGGCTCGCCCACTTCTCTGAGCTGAAGCTCACCAACGATGAGGCCAAGGCCTTGGTGCACGTCCGGGAGGCGGGGCGGATCACCAACGCCGAGTACCGGGACCTCAACGGGGTCGATACCCTGGATGCGAGCGCGCACCTGCGGCGGTTGCGCGACGCTGGCCTTCTGGAGCAGCACGACCGTGGCGCCGCGACCTACTACACTCCGACCCACCGCCTCCTGCATCCGACGGCAGCCCTCTCGGAAGTGGTGGAGGAACCTGTAGAGCCGGGGGAGGAACCTGTAGAGCTGGGCGAGCAACCTGTAGGGTTGGAGGGAGAACCTGTAGGGCACGGGGAGGAACCATCAGGGCTTGCTGAGGACGCGGGGCTGGACCTGCCCCCAGAGCTCATGATGGCCGTCATGCGCCTGAACCGGTGGACGCCGCAACCGGAGCTGCGCCGCCTGATCCGCCGCCTGTGTCGCTGGCGCCCCCTGAGCGCTGAGGAGCTGGCGCGGATCGTGGGCCGGGCGAAAACCTACCTCCAGAGCACGTACATCGGTCCCATGGTACGGGCGGGCGAGCTGGAGTACACCAACCCGGAGAAGCCGAGCGACCCTAACCAGAAGTACCGAGCTACCTCTGATGCCAGTAACTGA
- a CDS encoding restriction endonuclease subunit S encodes MPVTDSLSMRWEFAPLRRLLRGIDQGWSPTAEDRTTEPDEWAVLKLSSVSRGTFRPDEHKALPAELDPVRRLEVRQGDLLLTRANTPELVGDVCVVPEVRPNLMMSDLIYRLRLDTDRLDPRFMQYWLLSSPGRDQIARDARGSSQSMVKISQQTVRSWLIPVPSLEEQRAIAGYLDEKTAAIDALIAKRERHVELLEEERQAALARVMTSGVAQPVSVKASGLDWLGEIPSHWTVTRLRHVVPEITVGIVVTPSRYYVEHGVPCLRSLNVRPNALAEEDLAFISPESNTVHRKSIIRYGDLVAVRTGNPGTTAVVDERFDGGNAIDLIIIRRSPAFDSHFLSYFMNSSLARHQFAAGSEGALQLHFNVETAKDLLIPLPPLEEQRRIAAHLSDVNLRRDELVRAIQTQIDKLWEYRQTLISAAVTGQAPVREEIPA; translated from the coding sequence ATGCCAGTAACTGATTCGCTGAGCATGCGGTGGGAGTTTGCACCGCTCCGACGTCTTCTCCGCGGCATCGACCAGGGCTGGAGCCCGACCGCGGAAGATCGGACCACTGAGCCGGATGAGTGGGCGGTGCTGAAATTAAGCTCCGTAAGCCGTGGGACCTTCCGGCCCGATGAGCACAAGGCACTCCCCGCGGAACTCGATCCCGTCCGGCGGCTGGAGGTGCGACAGGGCGATCTTCTGCTGACCCGGGCGAACACACCCGAACTCGTGGGAGACGTGTGCGTTGTTCCGGAGGTCCGTCCCAACCTCATGATGTCCGACCTGATCTATCGCCTCCGGCTGGACACGGACCGACTGGACCCCCGCTTCATGCAGTACTGGCTCCTCAGCTCGCCGGGACGGGATCAGATCGCGCGGGACGCCCGAGGATCCAGTCAGTCGATGGTGAAGATCTCTCAGCAGACGGTTCGGTCGTGGCTCATCCCCGTGCCTTCGCTGGAAGAGCAGCGGGCCATCGCCGGCTATCTCGACGAGAAGACCGCCGCCATTGACGCGCTGATCGCCAAGCGCGAGCGGCACGTCGAGTTGCTTGAGGAAGAGCGGCAGGCGGCGCTGGCTCGGGTGATGACGTCGGGGGTCGCTCAGCCGGTATCCGTCAAAGCCAGCGGCCTCGACTGGCTCGGCGAGATCCCGTCGCACTGGACTGTGACGCGCCTGCGCCATGTCGTGCCCGAGATCACCGTTGGCATCGTCGTGACCCCCTCGCGCTACTACGTCGAGCACGGAGTCCCCTGCCTGCGATCCCTGAACGTACGGCCGAACGCACTCGCGGAGGAGGATCTCGCGTTCATCTCGCCTGAAAGCAACACGGTGCACCGCAAGTCGATCATCCGGTACGGCGATCTCGTCGCTGTCCGCACGGGGAATCCCGGCACGACTGCGGTAGTAGACGAGCGCTTCGATGGCGGCAACGCCATCGACTTGATCATCATCCGGCGCTCCCCTGCGTTCGACTCCCATTTCCTGAGCTACTTCATGAACTCGTCCCTGGCTCGGCACCAGTTCGCGGCGGGTTCGGAGGGCGCTCTTCAGCTCCACTTCAACGTGGAGACTGCGAAGGATCTCCTGATCCCACTTCCACCGCTGGAGGAGCAACGGCGAATCGCGGCGCATCTCAGCGATGTGAACCTACGGAGGGACGAACTCGTTCGCGCCATCCAGACACAGATCGATAAGCTCTGGGAGTATCGCCAGACCCTGATCTCCGCCGCCGTTACCGGCCAGGCTCCCGTCCGCGAGGAAATTCCCGCATGA